In Tenacibaculum sp. 190524A02b, the genomic stretch GCATTAGCATACGAAGCAGGTGCATTGCCTAAAAAGATGAGTAAAGAAAAGAAATAACTTCCCCATCTTTGTAGTACTTCTTTTTGAGAAGGCCTTGTTGTAATCATAAATTTTAATTTTTACTGTTAAGCCCTAGCTTGTTATCTTGTAATAACTTTTAGGGGCAGGCAAAATTAAAATCGGTAAAATAAATTAATTTGACTTAGATCACATTTTCATTTTTTGAATACATAAAAACGATTGTTTATCGTTTTTAAAAAGCAATTTATTTATAGGATATTTTAAAACAAAATTGGAAAGAGTAGGGGAAGGAGATGGTTGATAATCTTAGATATACTTATAGAGCTATAGCATATATAATATTTTTATTAACGTTATACATACTATAGCTAGCTTTTGGTTAAAAAATTATTTGAATATACTTTTTATATCTGGTTTAAAATAGTTAGGTCCCTTTAAAACTTTACCATCTTCACGATATATAGGCTTGCCGTCTTCACCAAGTTTACTCATATTGCTACGTTGTATTTCATTAAATACTTCTTCTATTTTATGTTGCATCCCATGCTCAATAATAGTACCACATAAAATATAAAGCATATCACCTAAAGCATCAGCTACTTCAATTAAATCATTATTTTCTGCTGCTTCTAAATACTCTTCGTTTTCTTCCTTCATTAAATTATAACGGAGTAGATTGCGGTCTTTACCAATATGAGCAGTAGGTTGTTTTTTAATCCCCAAACCAAAGGCTTTATGAAATTCATGTACTGCATTTATTTTATCTTTCATATTAAGTGTTTTTATAATTGAATAGAAGTAGTAGAGGAAATACCTAATTTTTTTTCAGTTTCTGCTAAACTAAAGTTATCCCAGTTACTAATATGATGTTTAATATTCATCTTATTAAAATCTGCTATGTTTTTATCATTAACACCAACAAAATGAATGTCTAAGTTTTGCGCAGTAGTAACATCCCATAAACCATCTCCAAAAGAAATAATGTGCTCAAAGTTATTTACTTCATAATAAGACTTAGCCTTTTCAATAGCAGATTTAACAATACCTTCTCTCGTAAAAATGTTATTAGAACTTTCTAATACTTCAGGAATTAAATGAATACCGGCTTGCTGTAATTTTAAATAAGCAGGTTGTAAAATAGAACCTGTAGCAAAACATACAGCATAATTGGTTTCATTAATAAAATAATCTACAATAGTTTGAGCCCCATGTAGTTCAATCGTATCGGGAAAAGTCAAAAAATGTTCTGTCATTACCTTTTCAAACTCTTCAATTAAATCAAAGCTAAAAGTTTTTTTATGAGTTTTCTCATAATTAACACTAAAAATGTAACTGTCAGTAGCATTTTGATAGTTTCTCCAGTCGGTATCAATTTCAGTAATATCAAAATATTTTAAGGCATGTAGCAAAGCGCTAGTATGCTTTTCTTCACTTTTAGTTAAAGTATCATCAATATCTAATACAATAAGATTTTTCTTGGTCATGATTTATGTGGCTAATTTTAGGATTTTTGAAGGAACTATTTTTAATACCCAAGCAATGAGCATCCATCGTTTTGAAATATAGGCAACACGCTTTTTTCTATTAATGGCAGTATAAATTTGTTTACAAGCTTTTTCTAAAGGAGTTAACCAAAAAATACCATCACCTAAAGCCATGTCTGTATCTACATAGCCAGGTCGTATATCTGTGATGAATACTTTTTTAGATTTAATGGATTTTGTTTTAATATATAGACTTTCTAAATAGGCTTTTTGATAGGCTTTAGAAGCAAAATATGCAGGCGCAAACCTATTACCTCTTAAAGAAGCTATGGATGAAATACCTACTAAATGACCAAATTGCTGTTCTTTAAACAAGTTGTAAGCTAAATCATATAACTTGGTAACACCAACTACATTAGTTTGTATAGTAGTATTTTCTTTATCCCACTCTAATTTAGTATTGGTGTATCCAACTCCAGAAGACTGTATAATTACATCTACCTCACCTAATTCACTTACCAACTCATTAAATATTTTTTCAACATCATCAACCTCTTGAATATCATTTTGTTTGAATATGATGTTCGCAGGGTATTGTTTTTTTAGTGTCTCTAATTTTTCTAAACGCCTACCGGTAATTCCTACTTTATAACCATCTTTTACTAAAAATTCAGTTAACATTTTTCCAATACCAGAAGTGGCTCCAAATACAATGGCGGTTTTAGTATTCACAGGTTGTTGTATTATTTAGTTAATTGTTAATAGAATCTTTTATGAAAACTTTTATAGAGTGTTTTACCAAAATAAAATCATTCTTTAACTTTGCTAAAAATACAATTTTATGTTTACTACAGGTAGAATAATTTTTGCAAGTTTATTTGTTGTTGTTTTTGTGGGAGCAATGGTATTCAGTTATAGAAAAGATGCAAAAAATAATAAAAAATACTATCAAAACGGAGCTTTATTCACCGCTATAGGAATTGTAGTAACTATTTTATTACTATTCTTGTTTAAATACATAACAAAACACTAGCTCATTTTTTCAACATTACTTAAAGTAGTGTGATCTAAAACAGTAAAGCCATCTTTGTTAAAAGTAGAGGAGGGGCTAAACTTTACATTAGCTTGCATTTCAGAAAAATCATAGGAACTTGCTTGGTATACAGTTTGGCCAAAG encodes the following:
- a CDS encoding SDR family NAD(P)-dependent oxidoreductase, with product MNTKTAIVFGATSGIGKMLTEFLVKDGYKVGITGRRLEKLETLKKQYPANIIFKQNDIQEVDDVEKIFNELVSELGEVDVIIQSSGVGYTNTKLEWDKENTTIQTNVVGVTKLYDLAYNLFKEQQFGHLVGISSIASLRGNRFAPAYFASKAYQKAYLESLYIKTKSIKSKKVFITDIRPGYVDTDMALGDGIFWLTPLEKACKQIYTAINRKKRVAYISKRWMLIAWVLKIVPSKILKLAT
- a CDS encoding HAD family hydrolase, which gives rise to MTKKNLIVLDIDDTLTKSEEKHTSALLHALKYFDITEIDTDWRNYQNATDSYIFSVNYEKTHKKTFSFDLIEEFEKVMTEHFLTFPDTIELHGAQTIVDYFINETNYAVCFATGSILQPAYLKLQQAGIHLIPEVLESSNNIFTREGIVKSAIEKAKSYYEVNNFEHIISFGDGLWDVTTAQNLDIHFVGVNDKNIADFNKMNIKHHISNWDNFSLAETEKKLGISSTTSIQL
- a CDS encoding nucleoside triphosphate pyrophosphohydrolase family protein; the protein is MKDKINAVHEFHKAFGLGIKKQPTAHIGKDRNLLRYNLMKEENEEYLEAAENNDLIEVADALGDMLYILCGTIIEHGMQHKIEEVFNEIQRSNMSKLGEDGKPIYREDGKVLKGPNYFKPDIKSIFK